The Terriglobales bacterium genomic interval GCCATTCCGGCGAAGCTGGAGGAATCCGTTGTGGAGCTTGCAGCCAAAGCTGGCTCCGAGCTCAAAATCAGAAAACCAAAGCTTCTTATTCGTGCAAGTTTCTGGAGCTGGAAGCAGTGGGCAGGCTTAAGTGCCGGCGCAGTCTCGGCCCTTTTGTTTGTGGCGGCGGTGCTTACGCCGAACCTGATGCGTACTCAGTATGCATTGGAAAGGCGACAAGTAATGCCTTACGTGACCGCCCAGCTGCCGAATAGCGAGGGTGGGGGTGGAGGGGGTGGCGACCGAGATAAGCTCCAAGTGAAAGACGGGTCCCTCGAGGCCCCGATCGCTCAACCACAGGTTCGCAACGGGCATCCACAAGTTCTCGAACAGCAGGTCCCTGCTCCCATGATTGCGCGAACCGTGTCGCTGTCGATCATGACGAACGACTTCTCCGGTTCGCGCTTGTCGCTGGATGGCATACTTGTCCGGTATCACGGATACTCGGCGCAGCTGAGCGTCAGCACCACTGAGAACACTCCGCGCAGTCTACAGGCTTCTCTGCGGATTCCTGCGTCGGTCCTTTCTTCTGCTGTTATCGACCTCAAGACGCTTGGCCGCGTTGAAAGGGAATCACAATCGGGTGAAGAAGTCACCCAGCAACATACAGACCTGGTTGCTCGCTTGAAAAACTCTCGCGAAACGGAGCAGCGTCTGCGCGAGATACTGCAGCAGCGCACGGGAAAGATCACCGATGTCCTGAAAGTGGAGGAAGAGATCGCGCGCGTCCGCGGCGAGATTGAGGAGATGGAGGGCGAGCAGAAGGCGCTCGAGCATCGCGTAGACTTCGCCACTGTCGAGCTGCAGCTTGGGGAAGAG includes:
- a CDS encoding DUF4349 domain-containing protein, with the protein product MNIAVQHMGPEELMALLDGELPAANAQAVSMHIEDCAECAKIADQLRRASQSLSAWKVPAIPAKLEESVVELAAKAGSELKIRKPKLLIRASFWSWKQWAGLSAGAVSALLFVAAVLTPNLMRTQYALERRQVMPYVTAQLPNSEGGGGGGGDRDKLQVKDGSLEAPIAQPQVRNGHPQVLEQQVPAPMIARTVSLSIMTNDFSGSRLSLDGILVRYHGYSAQLSVSTTENTPRSLQASLRIPASVLSSAVIDLKTLGRVERESQSGEEVTQQHTDLVARLKNSRETEQRLREILQQRTGKITDVLKVEEEIARVRGEIEEMEGEQKALEHRVDFATVELQLGEEYKAQLNPPAASVSTRIHNAFVAGYQNVTETLLGILLFFAEYAPALLIWLAILAFPVVLIWRRYRRMSAAV